One Acetobacter ghanensis DNA window includes the following coding sequences:
- the gloB gene encoding hydroxyacylglutathione hydrolase: MPLTVRAIPVLSDNYAWLLRDESTGITAVVDPGEAAPIERTLEQEGSGLDFILLTHHHHDHIGGTETLRTRYHAAVAGPAAEQHRMPHLDLPLNDNDRVKLGQSTGRVIAMPGHTLGHISYYFDQPPALFCGDTLFSLGCGRLFEGTAQQMFVSLARLRDLPDQTLVCCGHEYTLSNSLFATHVDPENPALRTRAEEVSALRDKGLPTVPSTLGLERATNPFLRAANADVLATLRKQKDVF; this comes from the coding sequence ATGCCCCTGACCGTGCGCGCCATTCCGGTGCTAAGCGATAATTACGCGTGGCTCCTGCGGGATGAATCCACCGGCATAACGGCAGTTGTGGACCCCGGAGAGGCTGCCCCCATAGAACGCACACTGGAGCAGGAAGGAAGCGGGCTGGATTTTATTCTTCTAACCCACCACCACCATGACCATATAGGGGGCACCGAAACCCTGCGGACCCGCTACCATGCCGCGGTTGCAGGCCCCGCGGCAGAGCAACACCGTATGCCTCATCTGGACCTCCCCCTCAATGACAATGACCGCGTTAAGCTTGGCCAGAGTACTGGGCGGGTCATAGCCATGCCGGGGCATACGCTGGGGCACATCAGCTATTATTTTGATCAGCCTCCCGCCCTGTTCTGTGGAGATACGCTGTTCAGCCTTGGCTGTGGCCGCCTGTTTGAAGGAACAGCGCAGCAGATGTTTGTAAGCCTTGCCAGACTGCGCGACCTGCCAGACCAGACACTTGTCTGCTGCGGGCACGAATATACGTTATCCAACAGTCTGTTCGCGACACATGTGGACCCCGAAAACCCGGCTCTTAGGACACGGGCGGAGGAGGTAAGTGCCCTGCGGGATAAGGGGTTGCCAACCGTGCCCTCCACACTAGGGCTTGAACGGGCGACAAACCCGTTCCTGCGGGCAGCCAATGCCGATGTCCTAGCTACCCTGCGCAAACAGAAAGACGTGTTCTAG
- a CDS encoding class I SAM-dependent methyltransferase, translating into MQDAMSREESFYRTPSGKVCVGLLGERMRWFWPELKNLAVLGLGGATPYLHAIGDETTLRIGACFARSQADTSFLPGRCCVADPASLPFEPQKFDRIVLVHTLQGRENPVSLLRAAARVLKDDGRLLMVVPSRLGGRARLRRTPFARDMAFTRPKLRQVLAAAMLRAEQWDEAVFLPVSQACRTIRRGRQMDIAGKVLCPGGGSLILVEAVPDMYSALPLSVQRKKGWLSRMGMSTAGTAATSRSGKAL; encoded by the coding sequence ATGCAGGATGCCATGTCGCGCGAAGAAAGTTTTTACAGGACTCCGTCGGGCAAGGTGTGCGTAGGCCTGTTGGGCGAGCGCATGCGCTGGTTCTGGCCGGAGTTAAAAAATCTGGCCGTTCTGGGGTTGGGTGGGGCCACGCCTTACCTCCATGCCATTGGGGATGAGACAACACTGCGGATAGGCGCATGTTTTGCGCGATCGCAGGCAGATACGTCTTTTTTGCCGGGGCGTTGCTGTGTGGCGGACCCTGCCAGCCTGCCGTTTGAACCGCAGAAGTTTGATCGCATCGTGCTGGTGCACACCTTGCAGGGGCGAGAAAACCCCGTATCACTCCTGCGTGCCGCAGCGCGTGTTTTAAAAGATGATGGACGCCTGCTTATGGTCGTGCCCAGCCGTCTGGGTGGCCGGGCACGGTTACGCCGAACACCTTTTGCGCGGGATATGGCTTTTACCCGGCCCAAGTTACGGCAAGTTCTGGCTGCTGCCATGCTGCGGGCCGAGCAGTGGGATGAGGCCGTGTTTTTGCCCGTCAGTCAGGCCTGCCGCACGATACGGAGGGGAAGGCAGATGGATATAGCGGGCAAGGTGCTATGCCCCGGAGGCGGAAGTCTGATTCTGGTGGAGGCGGTGCCAGATATGTATTCCGCCCTGCCTTTGTCCGTGCAGCGTAAAAAGGGGTGGCTGTCCCGTATGGGCATGTCCACGGCAGGTACAGCAGCGACCTCCCGCTCGGGAAAAGCGCTTTAG
- a CDS encoding NADH-quinone oxidoreductase subunit D-related protein has protein sequence MFRLDGHGLSGAAGHDAGSVLMDVVSLICAGEQTSTQWRFRLDELAWRDMVDMLRQDDLPFVGLWCDGADVHALFLPDGQPLAATLGLEGGRYPALSPARAVSSLYERAIYDLYGAEAMWAVDVRSLLDHDVWSASAPLSAAPGAAGQHKGLITFQPSDAMQAAQGRVESIGPATGSRVPPFYTRLVLSNGLVACAETQTGYAHRGIAARARNARVEDVCRLTSRVAAGSSVAHQVAFCQAVENACGENVGTEVSLLRVALLEMERLFHHLYRLADLARLAGAHLVASHCMALREKLVVEAAPVTGSRLLMDVCVPGGVSVREATQMGDLCARLYELGQQAYPQLVLLWREYPGLAALLGGIGRVQADELERVGLDGPAARAAGWDCDGRRIIPAYEGLWRYTSGRTGGTAEDRALLLLDEVEESLRMLDLASARIGLTAGGTVPLSMQDGEGVGLVEGPWGGVLYWVRLAHGRVAEAFCRRPEISALLMFEQTLNNHAAEDAALLACSLGMNAAALDG, from the coding sequence GTGTTCCGTCTTGACGGTCATGGGCTTTCTGGTGCCGCTGGCCATGATGCTGGGAGCGTTCTGATGGATGTTGTGTCCCTTATCTGCGCGGGCGAACAGACATCTACCCAATGGCGCTTTCGGCTGGATGAACTGGCATGGCGCGATATGGTGGATATGCTCCGCCAAGATGACCTGCCTTTTGTCGGCCTGTGGTGCGATGGGGCGGATGTCCATGCCCTGTTTCTGCCCGATGGGCAGCCTCTGGCCGCAACGTTAGGGCTTGAGGGGGGGCGTTATCCCGCTCTTTCTCCCGCGCGGGCTGTATCCAGCCTGTATGAGCGGGCGATTTATGACCTGTATGGCGCAGAGGCCATGTGGGCGGTTGATGTGCGGTCCCTGCTTGACCACGATGTCTGGTCGGCTTCTGCGCCCCTTTCGGCAGCGCCGGGGGCGGCAGGGCAGCACAAAGGTCTCATCACCTTTCAACCATCCGACGCCATGCAGGCGGCACAGGGACGGGTGGAAAGTATAGGCCCGGCAACAGGGAGCAGGGTTCCGCCTTTTTATACGCGGCTTGTTCTGTCCAACGGTCTTGTGGCCTGTGCGGAAACACAAACAGGCTATGCCCACCGGGGCATTGCCGCACGTGCACGCAACGCAAGGGTCGAAGATGTTTGCCGCCTGACAAGCCGTGTTGCCGCAGGCAGTTCTGTAGCGCATCAGGTCGCCTTCTGTCAGGCAGTCGAGAATGCGTGCGGTGAAAATGTGGGGACTGAGGTCTCGCTGCTCCGGGTAGCCCTGCTGGAGATGGAGCGGTTGTTCCACCATTTGTACAGGCTGGCAGATCTGGCGCGGCTGGCCGGGGCGCATCTGGTCGCATCGCACTGTATGGCGCTGCGTGAAAAACTGGTGGTGGAAGCGGCTCCAGTCACCGGCTCGCGGTTGCTTATGGATGTTTGCGTACCCGGTGGCGTATCCGTGCGGGAGGCAACCCAGATGGGTGACCTGTGCGCTCGGCTGTACGAGCTTGGTCAGCAGGCTTATCCACAACTGGTCTTGCTATGGCGGGAATACCCGGGGCTGGCCGCGTTATTGGGCGGCATAGGGCGTGTGCAGGCTGATGAACTGGAACGCGTAGGGCTGGATGGCCCGGCAGCCCGTGCTGCGGGGTGGGATTGTGATGGCCGACGCATTATTCCGGCTTATGAAGGGCTATGGCGTTACACGTCGGGCAGAACAGGTGGCACGGCGGAAGACCGTGCTTTGCTCCTGCTGGACGAAGTGGAAGAAAGCCTGCGGATGCTTGATCTGGCCTCTGCCCGTATTGGGCTAACTGCTGGTGGAACGGTGCCCTTGTCCATGCAGGATGGAGAAGGGGTGGGTTTGGTGGAAGGGCCGTGGGGTGGCGTGCTGTACTGGGTCCGCCTTGCGCATGGGCGTGTGGCCGAAGCCTTCTGCCGTAGGCCCGAAATCTCCGCCCTGCTGATGTTTGAGCAGACTCTGAACAACCATGCGGCGGAAGATGCGGCTCTGCTGGCCTGTTCTCTCGGCATGAATGCCGCAGCGTTGGACGGCTAA
- a CDS encoding NADH-quinone oxidoreductase subunit B family protein: MGLIRAVMNTVFWKERQKRKPLGPRWPLLLFHVDTGGCGGCGMELQAMTSLPYDMQGAGFGFVTSPRAADVLLVTGPLTRTMAPVLQAAWEAMPNPKGIISIGACALDGGVFSENYAVMGGLERRVSVDLAITGCPPSPQEILNGLCSLLGSAAHGGQKETPSRG; the protein is encoded by the coding sequence ATGGGGTTGATCCGCGCGGTCATGAATACGGTGTTCTGGAAAGAACGGCAGAAACGCAAACCACTTGGTCCGCGCTGGCCTTTGCTGCTTTTTCATGTGGACACAGGCGGCTGCGGTGGTTGCGGTATGGAACTACAGGCCATGACCAGCCTGCCTTACGATATGCAAGGGGCTGGCTTTGGGTTTGTCACCTCTCCCCGTGCAGCAGATGTGCTGCTGGTAACAGGCCCTCTTACACGCACCATGGCGCCGGTCTTGCAGGCGGCATGGGAGGCCATGCCAAACCCCAAAGGGATTATCAGCATAGGTGCCTGTGCGCTGGATGGTGGCGTGTTTAGCGAAAATTATGCCGTCATGGGGGGGCTGGAGCGCCGGGTATCTGTCGATCTGGCCATTACAGGTTGCCCCCCTAGCCCGCAGGAAATCCTGAACGGCCTGTGTTCCTTATTAGGAAGTGCAGCGCACGGCGGACAAAAGGAAACGCCCTCAAGGGGATGA
- a CDS encoding CDP-alcohol phosphatidyltransferase family protein, whose amino-acid sequence MTLPAPTSPPTVLTEPKDPQHRRRRKRRVRNKSRGPSFNRLIPNILTMLGLCAGLTGMRFAIEGRFQAAAAALLISAFIDGLDGRIARMLRGATRFGAEFDSLSDFLCFGVAPSFLLYFWAIKDSNRYAFLPCLLFTVCMALRLARFNANLDGEELKPKYASNFFTGVPAPAGAGLALFPLFLGLEAQKLGIDWLYRLTRLPWLPDFTLTSTALLLVSTLPVWSFKNFKVPAQFVLPLMLGTGIYAVILVADPWAALAAAGIIYMVLLPLSRRSFLKLKRAAEDLQKEDIETPSSP is encoded by the coding sequence GTGACACTTCCCGCACCAACATCCCCCCCGACAGTTCTGACCGAACCCAAGGACCCCCAGCACCGTCGCCGCCGCAAGCGGCGGGTGCGCAACAAAAGCCGTGGTCCTTCCTTTAACCGGCTAATCCCCAATATTCTGACAATGTTGGGGCTGTGCGCAGGCCTGACCGGTATGCGCTTTGCCATTGAAGGGCGCTTTCAGGCTGCTGCGGCTGCGCTGCTTATTTCCGCTTTTATTGATGGGCTGGATGGGCGTATTGCCCGCATGTTGCGCGGCGCTACGCGTTTTGGCGCGGAATTTGACAGCCTGTCCGACTTTTTGTGCTTTGGCGTTGCCCCGTCATTCCTTCTGTATTTCTGGGCCATTAAGGACAGCAATCGCTACGCTTTTCTGCCCTGCCTGCTGTTTACAGTTTGCATGGCGCTCCGGTTGGCCCGCTTTAACGCCAATCTGGATGGGGAGGAGCTTAAACCCAAATATGCCAGCAACTTTTTTACCGGCGTACCTGCGCCTGCTGGAGCAGGTCTGGCACTTTTCCCTCTCTTCCTGGGACTTGAAGCGCAAAAGCTGGGTATAGACTGGTTATACCGCCTGACCCGCCTGCCGTGGCTGCCGGACTTTACGCTCACCAGCACGGCTCTGCTTCTTGTTTCCACCCTGCCAGTGTGGTCGTTCAAGAACTTCAAGGTGCCAGCCCAGTTTGTTCTGCCCCTTATGCTGGGAACCGGCATCTATGCCGTTATTCTGGTTGCTGACCCTTGGGCGGCACTGGCAGCGGCCGGGATTATTTACATGGTTCTGCTGCCACTTAGCCGGCGCAGCTTTCTCAAGCTGAAAAGAGCCGCTGAAGACCTCCAGAAAGAAGACATCGAAACGCCCTCATCCCCTTGA
- a CDS encoding phosphatidylserine decarboxylase — MSLLASLKLVVARPHPEARPFLLASGAASAVSYLLGRKLRCPKLRLLGHASLAFFGFCLYFFRDPERVTPARNDVAVAPADGHIVSIEKIAPPKELGMDETPVWRIATFLSVLDVHVNRMPAAGTVTRIAYHPGLFLNASLDKASEQNERNALSLTLPDGRMLAVVQIAGLVARRIVCSVDEGTKVEAGERFGLIRFGSRTDLYLPPGVEPLVAVGQTMVGGETVMARL; from the coding sequence ATGTCTTTACTTGCATCTCTTAAACTTGTCGTAGCACGCCCCCATCCGGAGGCCCGGCCCTTTCTGCTGGCATCTGGCGCGGCTTCCGCCGTCAGCTACCTGCTTGGCCGCAAGCTGCGCTGCCCAAAACTGCGCCTGCTTGGCCATGCAAGCTTGGCTTTTTTTGGCTTCTGTCTTTATTTTTTCCGCGACCCGGAACGCGTCACTCCTGCCCGCAACGATGTGGCGGTTGCCCCGGCTGACGGACACATTGTCTCCATAGAAAAAATTGCACCTCCCAAGGAACTGGGAATGGATGAAACTCCGGTGTGGCGGATTGCAACGTTCCTGTCCGTGCTGGACGTGCACGTTAACCGTATGCCCGCCGCAGGCACGGTCACCCGTATTGCCTACCACCCCGGTCTGTTCCTGAATGCCAGCCTGGACAAGGCGTCTGAACAGAATGAACGCAACGCTCTCAGCCTGACCCTGCCAGATGGCCGGATGCTGGCGGTGGTGCAGATTGCCGGGCTGGTTGCGCGCCGGATCGTCTGCTCTGTTGATGAAGGAACCAAAGTGGAAGCCGGTGAACGTTTTGGCCTGATCCGCTTTGGCTCCAGAACCGACCTGTACCTGCCACCGGGCGTTGAACCGCTGGTGGCTGTTGGCCAGACCATGGTGGGCGGTGAAACCGTCATGGCGCGTCTCTGA
- the alaS gene encoding alanine--tRNA ligase yields MLTTNEIRTAFLDYFASKGHQIVPSSSLVPSNDPTLLFTNAGMVQFKNVFTGQETRPYSRATTAQKVVRAGGKHNDLDNVGYTARHHTFFEMMGNFSFGDYFKPQAIELAWNLITKGFGLPKDKLLVTVYAEDEDAASLWRSIAGLDDSRIIRIPTSDNFWRMGDTGPCGPCSEIFYDHGPDVPGGPPGSPDEDGDRFVEIWNLVFMQYFEDPPGTRSPLPRPSIDTGMGLERFAAIMQGKRDNYDTDTFVSLINASSELTHQAVDGPFKASHRVVADHLRSTAFLIADGVLPAKDGRGYVLRRIMRRAMRHLHMMGTKDPVFYKLLPALIQQMGTAYPELVHGEALIRETMRGEEERFKAMLDRGLHLLEDEKSKLASGAPLPGDVAFRLYDTFGFPLDLTQDALRGSGHDVDVTGFEEAMTIQRQRARAAWTGSGDTAVETVWFEARDKFGASEFLGYSTEQADGEVQAVIAGNAFLPEATVGQEVAILLNQTPFYGESGGQAGDTGFLTAKGLKIAISDTQKKAGDLIVHYGTVTEGTVKPGMAVTATVDHDRRSAIRAHHSATHLLHEAMRRRLGAHVAQKGSLNTPDRLRFDVSQPRPITAEELADIEAEVNHRIRQNAAVTTRSMTPEEAIAEGATALFGEKYGDEVRVVAMGPAEDGKGAWSMELCGGTHVNRTGDIGQFRIVAENGVSAGVRRIEAVAGKAAEALTATNEQRLAQIASMMKVSVAEAPERLATLLEERRAMERQIANLQRQMATGSVAAAGVEKVGAARLATRNVGETPARELKGLAETILKQGEADVVVLISCVDGKGSVVAAVAPTLTEKVDAVALVKAASVAMGGKGGGGRRDMAQAGGPDGQAADAAFAAVRDVLKEIV; encoded by the coding sequence ATGCTGACAACAAATGAAATCCGTACCGCTTTTCTGGACTATTTTGCCAGCAAGGGCCATCAGATCGTTCCCTCGTCGTCGCTTGTGCCAAGCAACGACCCAACCCTGCTGTTTACAAACGCAGGGATGGTCCAGTTCAAAAACGTGTTTACAGGGCAGGAAACACGCCCTTACTCACGCGCCACAACGGCACAGAAAGTTGTACGCGCTGGGGGCAAGCATAACGATCTGGACAACGTAGGCTATACAGCCCGGCACCATACATTCTTTGAAATGATGGGGAATTTCTCCTTTGGGGATTATTTCAAGCCGCAGGCCATTGAACTGGCGTGGAACCTGATTACCAAAGGCTTTGGCCTGCCCAAAGACAAGCTGCTTGTTACCGTTTATGCCGAGGATGAGGACGCCGCCAGCCTGTGGCGCTCCATAGCCGGGCTGGATGACAGCCGCATTATCCGTATTCCCACCTCCGACAACTTCTGGCGGATGGGTGATACCGGCCCCTGCGGTCCATGCTCCGAAATTTTTTATGACCACGGACCGGATGTCCCCGGTGGCCCTCCCGGCTCCCCAGATGAAGACGGGGATCGGTTTGTCGAAATCTGGAACCTCGTGTTCATGCAGTATTTCGAAGACCCGCCGGGCACCCGCTCTCCCCTGCCGCGCCCGTCCATTGATACGGGTATGGGTCTGGAACGTTTTGCCGCCATTATGCAGGGCAAGCGTGACAACTACGATACAGACACGTTTGTATCGCTCATCAATGCATCGTCGGAGCTTACCCATCAGGCCGTGGATGGACCGTTCAAGGCCAGCCACCGCGTTGTGGCTGACCACCTGCGCTCCACCGCCTTCCTGATTGCCGATGGCGTTCTGCCCGCCAAAGATGGTCGTGGTTACGTCCTGCGCCGGATTATGCGCCGCGCCATGCGCCACCTGCACATGATGGGCACCAAAGACCCCGTTTTTTACAAACTGCTTCCCGCCCTTATCCAGCAGATGGGCACAGCTTACCCAGAACTGGTTCACGGCGAAGCGCTGATCCGTGAAACCATGCGTGGTGAAGAAGAACGCTTCAAAGCCATGCTCGACCGTGGCCTCCACCTGCTGGAGGACGAAAAAAGCAAACTGGCTTCTGGCGCGCCACTTCCCGGCGATGTGGCCTTCCGTCTGTACGACACGTTTGGCTTCCCGCTGGATCTAACGCAGGACGCCCTGCGCGGCAGTGGCCACGATGTGGATGTCACTGGCTTTGAAGAAGCCATGACCATCCAACGCCAGCGTGCCCGCGCAGCATGGACCGGCTCGGGCGATACCGCGGTAGAAACCGTTTGGTTTGAAGCCCGGGACAAGTTCGGTGCCTCCGAGTTCCTTGGTTATTCAACCGAGCAGGCCGATGGTGAGGTGCAGGCTGTTATTGCAGGCAATGCTTTTCTGCCAGAAGCGACCGTCGGGCAGGAAGTTGCCATTCTGCTGAACCAGACCCCCTTCTATGGCGAAAGCGGTGGACAGGCCGGAGATACGGGTTTTCTGACCGCCAAAGGGCTGAAAATCGCGATTAGTGATACCCAGAAAAAAGCTGGGGACCTGATTGTGCATTACGGCACAGTGACCGAAGGCACGGTCAAACCCGGCATGGCTGTTACAGCCACAGTGGACCATGACCGCCGCTCGGCCATACGGGCGCACCATTCCGCCACGCACCTGCTGCATGAGGCCATGCGCCGCCGACTGGGTGCGCATGTCGCACAGAAGGGCAGCCTGAACACACCCGACCGCCTGCGGTTTGACGTCAGCCAGCCGCGCCCCATTACGGCGGAAGAACTGGCCGATATTGAAGCCGAGGTAAACCACCGCATCCGCCAGAATGCCGCCGTAACCACCCGGTCGATGACACCGGAGGAAGCGATTGCTGAAGGGGCAACAGCCCTGTTCGGCGAAAAATATGGCGATGAAGTCCGCGTTGTTGCCATGGGGCCTGCCGAGGATGGCAAAGGCGCATGGTCCATGGAACTCTGCGGGGGCACACACGTGAACCGCACGGGGGATATTGGCCAGTTCCGCATTGTGGCCGAAAACGGTGTTTCCGCCGGGGTGCGCCGTATTGAGGCCGTGGCAGGCAAGGCCGCTGAAGCCCTGACGGCAACAAACGAGCAGAGGCTGGCCCAGATTGCCAGCATGATGAAGGTTAGCGTGGCCGAAGCGCCCGAACGTCTGGCAACGTTGCTGGAAGAACGGCGCGCCATGGAACGCCAGATTGCCAACCTGCAACGCCAGATGGCCACAGGCAGTGTTGCCGCAGCAGGGGTGGAAAAAGTAGGCGCAGCCCGTCTGGCCACACGCAATGTGGGTGAAACCCCCGCGCGTGAATTAAAAGGACTGGCGGAAACCATTCTTAAACAGGGTGAGGCCGATGTGGTCGTGCTGATCTCCTGCGTGGATGGCAAAGGGAGCGTTGTGGCAGCAGTTGCCCCAACCCTGACCGAAAAGGTGGATGCCGTAGCATTGGTCAAGGCGGCCAGTGTGGCCATGGGTGGCAAAGGTGGCGGTGGCCGCCGCGACATGGCTCAGGCTGGCGGCCCCGATGGGCAGGCAGCCGATGCTGCATTTGCCGCCGTGCGTGATGTGCTTAAAGAGATAGTCTGA
- a CDS encoding GtrA family protein translates to MCSTPPPTLLQHLRRFLKFGIVGGFGFLCDTGTVYGLRSVLGLSAATLVSYFVAATFTWILNRLWTFRGVGHHDHPILQWLRFLSANSLGFFLNRGVVYTLFYAFPLCVHYPVLALAAGCVAGALANFNLSQKMVFREKPPTSALELAEMTVEIPSTDHTRNTEP, encoded by the coding sequence ATGTGCTCCACACCCCCACCAACACTCCTCCAGCATCTACGCCGCTTTTTAAAATTTGGCATTGTCGGCGGTTTTGGTTTTTTATGTGATACGGGAACGGTTTACGGCCTACGCTCTGTGCTCGGGCTAAGTGCTGCTACGCTGGTTTCCTACTTTGTTGCCGCTACCTTCACATGGATTCTAAACCGTTTATGGACATTCAGGGGCGTGGGGCACCATGACCATCCAATCCTGCAATGGTTACGATTCCTCTCCGCCAACAGTCTGGGGTTCTTTCTGAACCGTGGTGTGGTTTACACCCTGTTTTACGCTTTTCCGCTCTGTGTCCACTACCCGGTTCTGGCCCTCGCTGCGGGCTGCGTGGCTGGGGCGCTAGCCAATTTCAACCTCAGCCAAAAAATGGTTTTTCGCGAAAAACCACCCACCTCTGCACTGGAACTGGCGGAGATGACTGTGGAAATCCCCTCCACAGACCACACACGCAATACGGAGCCTTAA
- a CDS encoding OmpA family protein, with amino-acid sequence MRLRTALLATTLMAAAPAAASATTITGPYVDLGGGYDLTQTQTFKTKAAPDNVYSGKVGHKSGWTGYGSFGWGFGNGLRAEVEGTYLRSNLSGSFGDGVRNRGKDSSYGGFVNVLYDFDLTKFGINNVPVTPFIGAGAGYLWTQEHHSFTGGGETAAGYRGTKGGFAYQAIVGAAFDTGIPGFQVTAQYRMIGQPGSFRNGQFTDASVPTNETSVDHRFNHLFMVGLRYAFDTAPPPPPPAAPIVAAPAPLPARSYLVFFDWDKSVLSARARQIVAEAAQASTHVQTTRIEVNGYTDNSAAHPGPRGEKYNLGLSLHRAESVKAELIHDGVPAAAIDIHGYGEAHPLVPTGPNTREPQNRRVEIILH; translated from the coding sequence ATGCGTCTCCGCACGGCGTTACTCGCAACAACACTGATGGCAGCGGCTCCGGCGGCCGCATCCGCCACCACCATTACCGGCCCGTATGTCGACCTTGGCGGCGGCTACGACCTGACCCAGACCCAGACGTTCAAAACCAAAGCTGCTCCGGACAATGTTTATTCCGGCAAAGTTGGTCACAAAAGCGGCTGGACCGGTTACGGCTCCTTCGGTTGGGGCTTCGGCAACGGCCTGCGCGCTGAAGTGGAAGGCACCTACCTGCGTTCCAACCTGAGCGGCTCCTTTGGTGATGGCGTCCGCAACCGTGGTAAGGATTCTTCCTACGGCGGTTTCGTCAACGTGCTGTATGACTTCGACCTGACGAAGTTCGGCATCAACAATGTTCCGGTTACGCCGTTCATTGGTGCCGGTGCTGGTTACCTGTGGACGCAGGAACATCACAGCTTCACTGGTGGTGGTGAAACCGCTGCTGGTTACCGTGGCACAAAAGGTGGCTTTGCTTACCAGGCCATCGTCGGTGCAGCATTCGATACGGGCATTCCTGGCTTCCAGGTTACCGCTCAGTACCGCATGATCGGTCAGCCGGGCTCCTTCCGTAACGGTCAGTTCACGGACGCCAGCGTACCGACCAACGAAACTAGTGTTGACCATCGCTTCAACCACCTGTTCATGGTTGGCCTGCGTTATGCGTTCGACACGGCTCCGCCGCCCCCGCCGCCGGCTGCTCCGATCGTTGCTGCTCCGGCTCCGCTGCCAGCACGTTCCTACCTCGTGTTCTTCGATTGGGACAAATCTGTCCTGAGCGCACGTGCACGCCAGATCGTGGCTGAAGCTGCTCAGGCTTCCACCCACGTTCAGACGACCCGCATCGAAGTTAACGGTTACACCGATAACTCCGCAGCACACCCCGGCCCGCGCGGCGAAAAGTACAATCTGGGCCTGTCCCTGCATCGTGCTGAAAGCGTGAAGGCTGAACTGATCCATGACGGTGTTCCGGCTGCTGCCATCGACATCCATGGTTACGGTGAAGCTCACCCGCTGGTCCCGACCGGCCCGAACACCCGCGAACCGCAGAACCGCCGCGTGGAAATCATCCTCCACTAA
- a CDS encoding site-specific tyrosine recombinase XerD → MELFLEMQAAERAAAPNTLAAYQADLDSCAQSLQRVGQTLHTATTDGLRNWLADLSAQGQSRRTVARRLSCIRQYYLFLLREGMRTDNPAEHLDSPRAEQALPRFLSESEVLALLDACAEPEGASAAKKHRALVARAALELLYASGLRISELLALPRQALAGDQRMLSVRGKGGRERLVPLSDSARQAAQALVQADSGLNSPYLFPGRDPSRAMTRQAFDRILHDVGLKAGLDPARLSPHVLRHSFATHLLTHGADLRALQMLLGHADIATTQIYTHVQTERLKQVVAQHHPLAASQGDGSGV, encoded by the coding sequence GTGGAACTTTTTCTGGAGATGCAGGCTGCTGAACGTGCAGCAGCCCCAAACACTCTAGCGGCCTATCAGGCAGACCTCGACTCCTGTGCCCAGAGTTTGCAGCGTGTGGGGCAGACTTTGCACACCGCTACAACCGATGGTTTGCGCAACTGGCTGGCGGATCTGTCGGCTCAGGGGCAGTCGCGCCGGACGGTTGCGCGCCGTCTGTCGTGCATAAGGCAATATTACCTGTTTCTGTTGCGGGAAGGGATGCGGACGGACAATCCGGCAGAGCATCTCGATTCTCCACGCGCTGAGCAGGCTTTGCCGCGTTTTTTGTCCGAATCGGAAGTTCTGGCGTTGTTGGATGCCTGCGCGGAGCCGGAGGGTGCCTCTGCTGCCAAAAAACATCGTGCACTTGTCGCACGGGCGGCATTGGAGCTGCTGTATGCGTCCGGTCTGCGCATTTCCGAACTGCTGGCTCTGCCCCGGCAGGCTCTGGCAGGAGACCAGCGGATGTTGAGCGTGCGCGGTAAAGGGGGGCGGGAGCGGCTTGTTCCCCTGTCCGACAGTGCGCGTCAGGCGGCGCAGGCGCTTGTGCAGGCCGATAGCGGTTTGAACAGCCCTTATCTTTTTCCCGGGCGAGACCCCTCTCGCGCCATGACTCGTCAGGCGTTTGACCGGATCCTGCATGATGTGGGGCTTAAGGCGGGGCTGGACCCGGCTCGTTTGTCTCCCCACGTGCTCCGCCATTCCTTTGCGACCCACCTGCTGACGCATGGGGCGGACCTGCGGGCGCTACAAATGTTGCTGGGACATGCGGACATCGCCACTACCCAGATTTATACGCATGTGCAGACCGAGCGGCTGAAGCAGGTTGTGGCGCAACACCACCCTCTGGCAGCCAGTCAAGGGGACGGTTCGGGCGTCTGA